The following proteins come from a genomic window of Paenibacillus spongiae:
- a CDS encoding helix-turn-helix transcriptional regulator — MIDKVIRIFNMINAIQSNPGISAADLALKCNVTTRTIYRDLDILSLIAPVTNEGRGTGYRFMGKFFLYPLNFSEQEALVFSLLPSVLDKDKLPPGFDTAYDKVMATHLKEKARQNSIIENIADIIQMGTPAYRKESENFLQPIIQAILEQQSIDTVYHTQSRDETTQRRVDPYYLVPRDQRFYLIGYCHSAQAIRTFRISRFLQVAMTGESFDKGEFNIKQYLKNTWSIDRGDKNVTFKVRFSPEAARYIKEEELFVHPRMKDQKDGSLLFEVTVNNEKEFIQWILRYGPNAEILEPKSVREGLKQQLSQWMELYQ; from the coding sequence ATGATCGACAAAGTGATCCGAATTTTCAACATGATTAACGCCATTCAATCCAACCCGGGAATATCCGCCGCCGACCTCGCGCTGAAGTGCAATGTGACCACGCGGACGATCTACCGGGATTTGGATATTCTGAGCCTGATCGCCCCGGTAACCAATGAAGGCCGTGGGACGGGCTACCGCTTTATGGGCAAATTCTTTCTCTATCCGCTTAACTTCTCCGAGCAGGAGGCGCTGGTCTTCTCGCTGCTGCCCTCGGTGCTGGACAAGGACAAGCTGCCGCCCGGCTTCGATACGGCCTACGATAAGGTCATGGCGACGCACTTGAAGGAGAAAGCCAGGCAGAACAGCATTATCGAGAACATTGCGGACATCATCCAGATGGGAACGCCGGCCTACCGCAAAGAAAGCGAAAACTTCCTGCAGCCGATCATCCAGGCGATTCTGGAGCAGCAATCGATCGATACGGTCTATCACACGCAGTCAAGGGATGAAACGACGCAGCGGAGAGTCGACCCCTACTATCTTGTGCCCCGCGATCAGCGGTTCTATCTCATTGGTTACTGCCATTCGGCGCAAGCCATCCGTACGTTCCGGATCAGTCGGTTCCTGCAGGTGGCGATGACCGGAGAGTCCTTCGACAAGGGTGAATTCAATATTAAGCAATATTTGAAGAACACATGGTCCATCGACCGCGGCGACAAGAATGTGACGTTCAAGGTGCGCTTCAGTCCCGAAGCGGCACGGTACATAAAGGAAGAGGAGCTGTTCGTGCATCCCCGGATGAAGGATCAGAAGGACGGCAGCTTATTGTTCGAGGTCACCGTCAACAACGAGAAGGAGTTCATTCAGTGGATTCTCCGGTACGGGCCGAACGCGGAAATTTTGGAGCCCAAGTCGGTAAGAGAGGGCTTAAAGCAGCAGC